In Drosophila nasuta strain 15112-1781.00 chromosome 4, ASM2355853v1, whole genome shotgun sequence, a single genomic region encodes these proteins:
- the LOC132794893 gene encoding uncharacterized protein LOC132794893, whose product MANTGLAVSSQASSPGQQHSKLHLLSDVNSSGVSGCDSNSTSSALTLAPRQLHSHSTALEQYRLQLYNYALNLERLRCPQYGSGTTTGSGASLGVNSTTTMPPWLHTYTPALHCGQRLATLSTISLFPQSQRIFQPEEPKPQHSYIGLIAMAILSSTDIKLVLSDIYQYILDNYPYFRTRGPGWRNSIRHNLSLNDCFIKSGRSANGKGHYWAIHPANMDDFRKGDFRRRKAQRKVRKHMGLSVDDTSTDSPSPPPLDLTAPPPLGTAQASLQLAALNYPYNQHYIGQFFGRNSHPQYTTTTTALQRQQIHIQQHPDSNIFPTLDPISYQQQKQQQQHQHIAYINSTTTTTIANLYSQTQRKRQFDVASLLAPDVQIVDIVKDERERASTTQTQHTVITKLQVQNQQTIHHHHQELVMEQPSNSIGKPNLSLDADIDADIDVDGDGECDGNRDKDRGEVQKALMHPNGHHLSSHEAIEMLSVPDDNNSDISDARRSSPFDADDLEPEPHNFATSISPTLGGGRSSIASSSQNDSNSLEECITVSTAGSASVPTSISHHLSTPLGMPSCHHVVDPHILSRYYGTYMAAAAHRASIEASRAQSKSLATLPPPTELLPNKL is encoded by the coding sequence ATGGCCAACACAGGCTTAGCTGTATCATCACAGGCATCTTCGCCTGGCCAGCAACATAGCAAGCTACATTTGTTATCTGATGTTAATTCTTCAGGTGTTTCTGGATGTGATTCGAACTCAACGTCTTCAGCACTGACTTTAGCGCCAAGACAATTGCACTCACATTCGACTGCATTAGAGCAATACCGCCTACAACTTTACAATTATGCTCTTAACCTTGAGCGTTTGCGTTGCCCTCAATATGGCTCTGGAACAACGACAGGTAGTGGGGCAAGTTTAGGAGTAAATTCGACGACAACAATGCCACCTTGGTTGCATACATATACGCCTGCACTGCACTGTGGGCAAAGATTGGCAACGCTTTCAACAATCTCGCTGTTCCCACAGTCGCAACGAATATTTCAACCCGAGGAACCGAAACCACAACACAGTTATATTGGGTTAATTGCCATGGCAATTTTAAGCTCTACAGATATTAAGCTTGTGCTTTCGGATATTTATCAATACATTTTGGATAACTATCCATATTTTCGAACTCGCGGACCTGGTTGGCGCAATTCCATACGCCATAACTTATCTCTGAACGATTGCTTCATTAAATCTGGACGCAGTGCGAACGGTAAAGGTCACTACTGGGCCATCCACCCAGCTAACATGGACGACTTTCGCAAAGGTGACTTTCGGCGTCGTAAAGCTCAGCGTAAGGTTCGTAAGCATATGGGGCTATCTGTTGACGATACTAGCACGGATTCTCCAAGTCCACCGCCATTGGATTTAACTGCTCCACCTCCACTAGGTACAGCGCAAGCATCTTTGCAACTGGCAGCCCTTAACTATCCATACAATCAGCACTACATTGGCCAGTTCTTTGGACGCAATAGTCATCCACAGTACACCACAACGACTACAGCTCTGCAGCgacaacaaattcacattcaGCAACATCCCGATTCAAATATATTCCCTACGTTGGATCCCATTTCATATcaacagcagaaacagcaacaacaacatcagcataTAGCCTATATAAActcgacgacaacaacaacaattgcaaatttgtattCCCAAACACAACGCAAGCGTCAGTTTGATGTTGCCTCTTTGCTCGCACCCGATGTGCAAATTGTTGATATTGTTAAGGATGAGCGGGAGAGAGCATCGACAACACAAACGCAGCACACTGTCATAACTAAGTTGCAGGTGCAAAATCAACAAACgattcatcatcatcatcaagaATTGGTGATGGAACAACCATCAAACTCAATTGGCAAGCCCAATCTGTCCTTGGATGCCGATATCGATGCTGATATTGATGTAGATGGTGACGGTGAATGTGATGGCAATCGAGATAAAGATCGAGGCGAAGTACAAAAAGCATTAATGCACCCTAATGGTCATCATTTAAGCAGTCATGAAGCTATAGAAATGCTTTCGGTTCCAGATGACAATAACTCCGATATTAGTGATGCTAGACGATCATCACCTTTTGATGCAGATGATCTAGAACCAGAGCCTCACAATTTCGCAACCTCTATTTCGCCAACGTTAGGTGGTGGTAGAAGCTCAATAGCTAGCAGTAGCCAAAATGACTCGAATTCACTTGAAGAATGCATTACCGTTTCAACTGCTGGCTCTGCATCCGTCCCTACATCGATTTCACATCACCTATCAACTCCTCTGGGAATGCCATCATGCCATCATGTTGTCGATCCACACATATTGAGCAGATATTATGGTACATATATGGCAGCTGCGGCGCATCGAGCTAGCATCGAAGCCTCCAGAGCACAATCAAAATCATTAGCAACACTCCCGCCGCCAACCGAATTGTTACCTAACAAATtgtaa